The nucleotide window TGTCCTAATTTCTTCCTATGGCTGTAAACCTGAACTAGTTATGGCCATTCCCTTCGCCATGGGAATTTGAACTACCTGTGGCAGAGGACCTTTCTACAAGAGACTCTTCATGAAGTTTTCAACTATGGATAGAAAGCTGTCTGTAGATGTTAGTAAAGTGCAGGCCTGATTATACAGCTTAGTACTATTCCACCTGATGTGGACCGGAGGAAAATAACACTTCCTCCATCTCATAGCAGGCACAACGGTAGCACCAGGGAGCACGGCATCTTCATCTACACCTGGAGAAGGAAGCACTGGAAGCACCAGTACAGCTGTCAAATCTGGTGAGTGGATTTTGATCGGCATCTCTGGACACTTTCTGTCAGAGTTCATGGTTCTCGGCCagtccctctggactataagcccaTGTTGAGCAGCCCCACTTTTGTGCTCAGTATTGGGAGGACTGTCCAAtgacaacatcgctaaaaccaaCAACCAGCAGGTCAGTTACATAGTGCAGCAAGCTCCTCCTTTCTAtgtctccctgactcactccttttgctcttcccccctctcctaaccccacagcacctatgtatatagctataattttattaataatgatggcattcgttaagcgcctactatgtgcaaagcactgttgtaagcgctggggggatacaaggtgatcaggttttcccacgtggggctcacagtagtcttcatccccattttacagatgaggtaactgaggctcagagaagttaagtgacttgcccaaagtcacacatctgacagttggtggagctgggattagaacccataatctctgacttccaagcccgggctctttccactgagccacactgcttctctgtttgcactgatgtctgtctcaccgcctctagactctgagctccttgtgggcagggactgtcactctttatcgctatactgtactctcattcattcattcattcaatagtatttattgagcgcttactatgtgcagagcactgtgctaagtgcttggaatgaacaagtcggcaacagatagagacagtccctgccatttgacgggtttacggtctaatcgtgggagacagacagatgagaacgatggcgataaatagagtcaaggggaagaacatctcgtaaaaacaatagcaactaaatagaatcgaggcgatgtgcatttcattaacgaaatgaatagggtaatgaaaatatatacacttgagcagacgagtacagttctgaggagatgggaagggagagggggaggagcagagggaaatggggggaaaagagggttaagttgcggagaggtgaagggagggcagtagagggagtagagggagaaggggagctcagtctgggaaggcctcttggaggaggtgagttttaagtagggttttgaagaggggaagagaatcagtttggcggaggtgaggagggagggcattccaggaccgcgggaggacgtggcccgggggtcgacggcgggataggcgagaccgagggacggtgaggaggtgggcggcggaggagcggcgcgtgcggggtgggcagtagaaagagagaagggaggagaggtaggaaggggaaaggtgatatagagccttgaagcctagagtgaggagtttttgtttggagcggaggtcgataggcaaccactggaggtgtttaagaaagggagtgacatgcccagatcatttctgcaggaagatgagccgggcagcggagtgaagaatagactggagcggggcgagagaggaggaagggagatcagagagaaggctgacacagtaatctagccaggatatagcctgtagcagtaaggtaataataataataataataatgttggtatttgttaagtgcttactatgtgccaagcactgttctaagcgctggggtagacacgggaatcaggttctcccacgtggggctcacagtcttaatccccattttacagatgagggaactgaggcaccgagaaattaagtgacttgcccaaagtcacacagctgacaagtggcagagccggggtttgaacccatgacctctgactccaaagccccggctctttccagtgagccatgtagccatttgggtggagaggaaagggcggatcttggcgatattgtaaaggtgaaaccggcaggtcttggtaacggataggatgtgtcgggggacgagagagacgagtcaagcacacagttcagtgctccgcatacaataagcgctcaataaatatgattgaatgaatgaatgaagctctgcCTTGTAGCCGGAACGTCCATCATGACAGTTTCCCATTTCTTAACAGCAGGCACGACTTCCGCAACCACGACTGGAGCACCAGGCAGCTCCACCTCACAGACTACAACTAACAGAACCCCAGGAGTGACTACAACCGGAGCACCGGGCAGCCCATCATCACCAAGTACAACCCCAGGATCCTCAGGACCGGCCACGACTGGAGCCCTAGGAAGCTCCCCATCATCCAGTACCACCAGCACAATGGGCCCTGGAGCCACATCCCCTGGAAGCCCAGCAGGTGAGCCAAGTTGATTAGGATGACCATATTGACTTGTCCTGCCACTCAAGATTCAATCCTGCCGTACAGGTCCACCAATTCCCAGGACACGGAACAAGCGCTGGATCTTTAAAATttgtttggggaggggagacaaaGCCCCAGTGATTTTGTGGCTGGCAACAGTGGCCCTTCAGGGCTGGCGAAGACCTGATGCCTCAGGGATGTAGGGATTCCCTCTGCTCTCATTTGGGAGGTGCAGTCTGACTTCTCCTTATCTCAGAAATAACTTCATGAGGCCCAGTAGCCACAGAAGTCCCATGCAGTTATACATCCTAGTCCACATCTGCAGGTCCTGGTGTGAGAGGTAAAGCAcgcattaatcaataaatcaatcctatttattgaacttttactgtgtgtaaaacaccatcctaagtgcttgggagagtacattataacagaattgggttCCCGTCCCATGATGAACCTACAGTCTTTAGtgagagatagacattgaaaaAATGAACTGTGAATAGGTACATGAGCgccgtggagctgaggaaggggtgaattaaagcgaggaaatccaagtgctaggacaACCGgaaggaactgggagaagaggaagtgagggcttagttggggaaggcaacTTGTAGGTAACGTGCTTTAAATAaaactttgaaaatgaggagagtaatcgtctgtcatctatgaagaaggaggggtttccaggccagagctagAATGTgggcactgagatagatgaaatcaaggtatggggaataggttggcattagaggagagaattataataatgttggtatttgtatttggtatttgttaagtgcttacgatgtgccaagcactgttctaagcgctggggtagacacagggcattcaggttgtcccacgtggagctcacagtcttaatcctcattttacaaatgaggtaactgaggcactgagaagttaagtgacttgcccaaagtcacacagctgacaagtggccgagctgggattcgaacccatgacctcggactccaaggcccgtgctctttccactgagccacgctgcttctctattattatgagggctgggttgtagtaagaaatcaggaaaGTAccgtaggagagggcaaggtgatagagtgctttaaagctgatgataaggagtttctgtttgatgcagaggtagatgctCAGTGTTGGACGGACTGTCCAAGTGGCAACATTCTCAGGTTGAGAACACTGCTAAACCGGCACCACGGTCGAATAGTCCAGTAAACCTCCACCTCTTGATCGGGTGTATTGTCGTGACATTTTCCCACTTCTTGACAGCAGGCGCAACGTCCACATCCACAACTGGAATACCAGGAAGCTCTGCGTCAACAGGTCCAATGAGCAAAACCCTAGGAGTGTCATCCGGTACCACTGGTGCCCCAGGCACTGTAGCCACATCTCCTGGAAGCCCAGCAGGTGAGCCAGGTTATCTAGCCTGAATGACTACAGTGACCATCCCTCCAATCCAAGGTCACGTCCTACCTTACGGGTCCACCGATATCCAAGCCATAGTCAAAATGTTGAAACTTTAAAGTCTTTCCGAGGTGGGAAACAGGGCTGCCCATCATTGTAATGCATGGGAGTGTTTCCCCCCGCTTCCTTCATAACGTAAAACCATAGACCGACAGGGATCTTCTTTGATATCACTTGAAAAGAATTACATATTCTCTCTTGGTCATAGGTACCACCACTGGAGGCCTGGGCACCGCAGGTGCATCAGGCAGTCCTCCATCAGAGAGCTCACCTGCAGGTCCCGTCAAAAGCTTTAGCACACCTGCAAGTCCAACAGGTGAGTAGAGAGTCTGTCCTGAACCATTCACAAGGCAGATAAATGGTGAGCTAGTGGGGCACTGTTCCCTTAGTTAGATGGATTTGGTCCAGAATCGGTCGAGGAACTCATCCCCTGCTTTTTCCTGGACACAAGTTTAATCAATCCCTGGAGTCCAGGTCTGGAGTTGGTTGtatattccttcaatcatatttattgagcacttactttgtgcagagcactgtactgagcgcttggagagtataacaataaacacattccctgaccacaacaaccctgggcctcagtatcctgtAGTTGTCCCTTGCCACCCGATGGACAGTGATATGGATAGGAGGGAAGTAACACTTTGCTCATCTCAGCATCAGGTACAGCCATAACATCTACGTCTGCAGGAAGTAGCACTGGAGACATCAGCGCAGCTGTGAAGGGTGAGTTGAAATTTTCTGCATCTCTGGAAATTTGCTATATGAGGTGAAATCTGATCGTCATTCCCATAGGTCTGTGGGAGGATTTTCACGGGTGTGACTCTTGTGCTTAGTGTCAGGAGGAGTGTCCAGTGGTCCTCATCCCGGGTTAAGAAAATTGCTAAAGACGACAACTGGTGGTCATTAGACATAGTGTAGCAAGTTTCATGTTTTGCACTGGACTATGTTGGAAACATCTTCCCACTTCCTGACAGCAATCCCTACTCCCGCACCGACTTCCATACCGACAACCAGAGCATCAAGCAGTTCTACCTCTGTGGGGACAACAAACGGAACTCCAGGTTTGTCTACGACTACGGCACCGAGCACAACCGCAGGATCCTCAGGACCGGCCACAACTGGAGCAACTGGAAGCTCAACGTCATCTAGTACCACTGGTGAACCACGTACTGGAGTCACATCTATTGGTGAGCCAAGTTGAGGTGGATGGTCACATTGACCGTGCCACCGGTCAAATACCCCTTTCTGCCTTATAGGTCTATCAATGCCCAAACCTCAAACCAAATGTAGAATATttgaaatgggttttggagccTGAAACGGGGACAGTTGATGAGATTGTGGCCTTCAGGAGTCACCCATCCTTCCTAGACAGGCTttgagtcattcaatcatatttattgagtgcttactgtgggcagagcgcttgaTACCCCAGGGATGGAAGGGTTACCTCAGCTATCTTTTTGGGGAGTGAAATCtgacttctctgggtgtcaggaaTCACTTCAGGAAATCCAGTCAGCAAAGGCTCCGAGGTAGTCTTCTGTCCCAGAGCACAACGGCATATCCTGTTACGAGCGCTAATAAAATTAGATGAAAGAAACCACTGTGTGAGCCCTTCCTAAGGGTGAAAAAATCAACAGTCCAATAGGGGACATTGGCCTACTCATGCACTTTCAAACCACACTTGGAAGAGGACTGTTTTCAGGAggcttttaaattcattcattcatcattcattcagtcaatcgtatttgagtgtttactgtgtgcagagcactgttctgagcaaatgggagagtacaacataactcaCTTCATCTAACCTTGGAGATAGCTTGGTGGAAAGGCGGAAGTAAAGTCCAGCCCCGAGTACTTTGTTTAGTATAGGGTTAGAATGATAGAGGGTGATGCCTACTAAAGGCAAATAACACTTCACCCATCTCACTATCAGGCCCGACAATAGTACCAGGAAGCACGGCATCTCTGCCTACACCCCGCGAAGGTAGCACTGGAGCCACGGGGACGACTGCAAGATCGGGTGAGTTGAGATTGTTTGACATCTCTGGAAATTGTCTGTAAGAGCTGATGGCTCTTGGCCAATCCCAGAGGGCTATAAGCCCAGGTTGAGAGGTCCCACTTTTGCACTCAGTTGGCCACATTTACAAGTTGTGAATCTTTCTAAAGCAACAAGAGTCCCGGCATTTATGTGCTTGCTGCAGCAACCCTCATCACCTGCCCGGGTCTATTGTTTTCACATTTTTCCACTTTTGACAGCAGGCACAACTTCCGCACCCACCACCGGAGCACCCAACAGCTCTGTTTCAGCAAGTACCACAGACATAACCCCAGGAGTGTCTACGACTGGGTCACCTACCAGCTCAGCATCATCAAGTACAATCCCAGGATCCTCAGCACCAAACACGGCCGTAGCACCGGGAAGCTCTGCATCATCCAGTACCACTGGTGCACCGAACACTAGAACCACATCTCCGGGAACCTCAGCAGGTGAGCCTCGTCGAgctggattcatttattcattcagtcattcaatagtatttattgagcacttactatgtgcagagcactgtactaagcgcttggaatgtacatattggcaacagatagagaccgtccctgcccattgacaggcttacagtctaatactgtCCCTCCAGTCAAAGGTTGCTTCCTGTCTTAAAGGCTGCTCCATTCCCAATTATGGTGCAAACTCCCAACATTTGAAATCGGTTTTGGTGTTAAGAAAGAGGGCTGCCACTTGATATAGTGGCCCAAAGGAATCACTCCTCTCACCTCACAGTGACCTGAGGTCTCTGTATACCTGGGGCTTTGATGTTTGGTTGTTGTCCCTTATCTCTGGTTGGATGGCGATATGGCTAGGAGACAAATAGCACTTCCCTCATCCAGGATCAGCTACAGCTGGAATACTGGGCAGCCCgaccccttccccttcatctgcAGCAGGTAGCACTTCTGCCACCAGCATGGCAGTGACATCTGGTGAGTTGAAATTCATTGGCATTTCTGGAAATGTGCTATATAAGGTGAAAGCTGATCATTTCGTTCCATCCGAGAGCCCGCTTTCCCAGGTGCGACTTTTGTGGTCTGCGGAAGGAGGCCTGTACAGTGGGACTCCTTCTGGGGTTGAGAATATTACTGAAGACAACAACTGCCACTGCCCAAATGAAGTGTAGCGTGATTCAGCTAATGTCTTAGACTATCGCGGAAACAGCTTCCTATTACTTGTCAGCAGCCACGACTCCTTCAGCGACTTCCACACCTACAAGTGGAGCACCAGGCAGCTCCTCCTCAGCAGGGACAGCAAGTGGAACTCAGGCTCTGTCTACGACCATGGGACCAGGCAGTTCGGCATCAAGTACAACCCCAGGATCTTCAGGACCGGCCACAAGCGGAACACCAGGAAGCTCTGCCTCATCTAGTACTGCTGGCCCACTAGGCACTGGATCCACATCCACTGGAAGCCCAGCGGGTGAGCCAGGTTTAGAGGGATGATCACATCGACTCTGTCTCCTGAATGTGGTACCGTTCAGCCGGATGCGGGGTGATGTGGACTGGAGGCAAATACCACTTCTCTCATCTCAGTTTCAGGCCCAAAGGTAGCACCGGAGAGCACGACATCTTCACCTACACCCGGAGTAGGTAGCACTGGAGCTACAGCCACGGCCGCCACATCCGGTGAGTTGAGATTGACTGACATCTCTGGAAATTTTCTATCAGAATTCCTGGCTCTTGGCTTGTCCAACCAGTCTACGAACCATGCTGAATGGCTTTAGTTTTGTGCTCAGTATTGGGCAGACTGTCCAACTGGCCACATTCTCACCTGAAAACATTGATGAGGTGGCAACAGGTGGGTGGTTATGTAGGACAGCAAGCTTCACCTCCTGCTCGGGATTGTTTTTCTGACAATACCCCACTTCTTGACAGCAGGCACGACTTCTACGCCCACTACCCCAGCCCCAGGCAGCTCTGCCACATCGGTTACATCAAATAAAAGCCCAGGAGTATCTACATCCGAAGCCCCAGGGAGTTCCGCCTCACCAGATCCATCAAAGTTGACCCCGGGGGTGTCTACAACTGGAGCATCGGGCAGCTCTGTCTCATCCACTACTACTGTTGCATCAAGCACTGGAGCCACGTCTACGAGGAGCTCAGCGGGTGAGCAAAGTCGAATTGGATGGCTACATTGACTGTCCCGCCAGTCAAAGTTCCCTTCTTGCCTTACAGGACTACGTTTACCAAGCCAGTAATCAAAAGCCCAGTAGTTAAAATTGGTTTTCAGTCAGAAATGGTCACTTGTTGATAATGTTCCTGCAGTGATCACCCCTCCTGCTGGGAGAAGTCCTGATTCCCCAGAGATGTAGGGATTCCCTCAGCTATCATTTGGAGATAAAGTCTACCTTCTCTTTGTGTCAGGAATTActtcagaagcaatgtggcctattggatagagcacgggcctgggaggtggaaggacctgagttctaatcctggctccaccactgtcctAATTTCTTCCTATGGCTGTAAACCTGAACTAGTTATGGCCATTCCCTTCGCCATGGGGCTTTGAACTACTTCTGACAGAGGACCTTTCTACAGGAGACTCTTCATGAAGTTTTCAACTAAGGAGAGAAAGCTGTCTGTAGATCTTAGTAAAGTCCAGGCCTGATTATACAGCTTAGTACTATTCCACCTGATGTGGACCGGAGGAAAATAACACTTCCTCTATCTCATAGCAGGCACGACGGTAGCACCAGGGAGCACGGCATCTTCGTCTACACCTGGAGAAGGAAGCACTGGAAGCACCAGTACAGCTGTCAAATCTGGTGAGTGGATTTTGATCGGCATCTCTGGACACTTTCTGTCAGAGTTCATGGTTCTCGGCCagtccctctggactataagcccaTGTTGAGCAGCCCCACTTTTGTGCTCCGTATTGGGAGGACTGTCCAATGGGCCACATTTGCAAGttgacaacatcgctaaaaccaaCAACCAGCAGGTCAGTTACATAGTGCAGCAAGCTCCTCCTTTCTAtgtctccctgactcactccctttgctcttcccccctctcctaaccccacagcacctatgtatatagctataattttattaataatgatgacattcgttaagcgcttactatgtgcaaagcactgttgtaagcgctggggggatacaaggtgatcaggttttcccacgtggggctcacagtagtcttcatccccattttacagatgaggtaactgaggctcagagaagttaagtgacttgcccaaagtcacacagctgacagttggtggagtcgggattagaacctttgactcccaaacccgggctctttccaccgaggcacgctgcttctctgtttgcattgatgtctgtctccctgcctctagactctgagctccttgtgggcagggactgtcactctttatcaatatactgtactctcccaagcacatagttcagtgctccgcatacaataagcactcaataaatacgactgaatgaaggaagctcCACCTTGTAGCCGGAACGTCCATCATGACAGTTTCCCATTTCTTAACAGCAGGCACGACTTCTGCAACCACGACTGGAGTACCAGGCAGCTCCATCCCACCGACTACAACAAACAGAACCCCAGGAGTGACTACAACCGGAGTACCGGGCAGCCCATCATCACCAAGTACAACCCCAGGATCCTCAGGACCGGCCACGACTGGAGCCCTAGGAAGCTCTCCATCATCCAGTACCACCAGCACAATGGTCCCTGGAGCCACATCCCCTGGAAGCCCAGCAGGTGAGCCAAGATGATTAGGATGACCATATTGACTTGT belongs to Ornithorhynchus anatinus isolate Pmale09 chromosome 2, mOrnAna1.pri.v4, whole genome shotgun sequence and includes:
- the LOC107547931 gene encoding mucin-19-like, translated to MPSKHRNPRWSYEPEHSCSSLYEDRCTTVAPGSTASSSTPGEGSTGSTSTAVKSAGTTSATTTGAPGSSTSQTTTNRTPGVTTTGAPGSPSSPSTTPGSSGPATTGALGSSPSSSTTSTMGPGATSPGSPAAGATSTSTTGIPGSSASTGPMSKTLGVSSGTTGAPGTVATSPGSPAGTTTGGLGTAGASGSPPSESSPAGPVKSFSTPASPTASGTAITSTSAGSSTGDISAAVKAIPTPAPTSIPTTRASSSSTSVGTTNGTPGLSTTTAPSTTAGSSGPATTGATGSSTSSSTTGEPRTGVTSIGPTIVPGSTASLPTPREGSTGATGTTARSAGTTSAPTTGAPNSSVSASTTDITPGVSTTGSPTSSASSSTIPGSSAPNTAVAPGSSASSSTTGAPNTRTTSPGTSAATTPSATSTPTSGAPGSSSSAGTASGTQALSTTMGPGSSASSTTPGSSGPATSGTPGSSASSSTAGPLGTGSTSTGSPAVSGPKVAPESTTSSPTPGVGSTGATATAATSAGTTSTPTTPAPGSSATSVTSNKSPGVSTSEAPGSSASPDPSKLTPGVSTTGASGSSVSSTTTVASSTGATSTRSSAAGTTVAPGSTASSSTPGEGSTGSTSTAVKSAGTTSATTTGVPGSSIPPTTTNRTPGVTTTGVPGSPSSPSTTPGSSGPATTGALGSSPSSSTTSTMVPGATSPGSPAGLTIAPGSTTSLPTPRAGSTGATGTTAKSAGTTSAPTTGAPNSSVSASTTDITPGVSTTGSPTSSASSSTIPGSSARITTVAPGSSASSSTPGAPSTRTTSPGTSAETTVTPGIPASSPTSSTASTGATGATVTSGPQILYSVIAVITFFHLSAGTASSGSSASPGKTTGTAGLSTTTVAGSSASPSTTPGPVTTRAPGSSASLSTTPGTSGSATTGAPGSSTSSSTTVVPSTGTTSTGSPAVSGTTVAPGSMTPSPTNRAGSTGVTSTAARSVGTTSTPTTGAPGSSESPGRTNGTPRVSTTGAPGSPSSPSTAPASSGPATAKTLGSSASPGTTGTQGPRTTSPGSPTGTTVTPGGLASSSSTAAASTGAISTTVEFGSTTRVGTQVSSLSTAAIPNHTFVFSTSECPPPPPPVCRGPMGEEKAPGETWTSNCHNCTCGDAGTVSCQTKACPPPPTCKNGERLITYKPKDSCCEFSYCEPRTCLHNNTKYEIGKSFGDLYNPCLSYSCSETGLIAVVQDCPNQKWCAEEERIYEANGCCYTCMKKCKLAPVNVTIKFNGCTNKIEMARCSGECQNTIKYNYDTHQVENSCNCCREDSYESREVALMCPENKTLQYTYRHTTACSCSVNCSNLLTPTK